CGCTTCGAtctctttgatttgttttttggttgtttttcttCTCTCAGTTTCCCAAGTGGAAAGAGTAAGTTTTGGTATGAACTGTTTGGAATTTTTCTCTCATGGGTTTGATTTTCTGGGTGTTGGGTTGTTCAGAAGCTGATGATCTGAGAACTGGGTGTGTTTCGCAAAATGAGCTAAATTTGCAGGTTGTGATTTAAGAGCGCAGATCTGTGAGCTTTGGGTGCTTATCCAAATTGTCTGattaagacaaaaaaagaaagaaaaaagaaacaagtaattataacaaaacaaagCGGATAACACCTGTCAGGACTCCAACCAATGTTCAAAGTAAGCTAAATTGattatctttctctctctctgttttctttcGGTTGGTGATTTCGGGACAGTGTTTTTATTaatgggttttattttatttaattattaatgttgtTGGCTTAAGCTTGGTAGCTAGTAATGTAATAATGTCTGGCATTTTTAGGCTCAGCGAAAGCTTTAAATGCGGAGAGGAAGCAAAAAATTGGTTGTGCTCAGATCGGCGAATGGTACGCAATTTACTGCGCCTGCTTTAGCTTGAATCTGAGCCGGAAAAAGGCTCAGATCAAGGTTTTTAggctctctcttccttttttgtttctacttttgttaAAGCTTATCGTATATATTTAGCCTTTAAGCCTCAAGGGTGGGCTAAACCTTGTAGCTGTGTGTACGAAAGAAAACAAAgtcagatctctctctctctctctctctctctctctctcattgagCATctgatgctctttttttttttttttttttttttaactatttcttttttggttgaatGGGAAAATTTTGCTTTTGGGGTTTGCTTGCAGGGCTGAGGGTCTGAGAACAATTTCAGAGGCCTTTGCTTTTGAAAGGCGGTTCTGGTGGATGTCTGCGACTGCAAAAAGCTTAAACGAGAGAGCGAGCCTTCACTGACTTGGACCGTGATATATCGGCGCAGCGTAAAAGAAGGCCTTTTTATCACTACACAGCCAAAGTAGTCTCTGAATTATCGTCATCAATATGAACAGGACACTGCAACCCCACCTACACTACTCTAATCACATCTCTTTCTCGAtctaaaaagaaaggaaaagaaaaaaacccaatctctctctctctacctctctttctctctctagaagccGTACAAAACCTCACAAGCAAAAGGGTTTGTGTAATTTGTGAAGAGTTTCTGTTTGAGAAAGGCATGAAAGCGGTATGGAGGTGGAGGAGATTCAGCAGGGACAAGCTTGTAAGTTCCCAAGGGTTGTAAATGACAGAAATATTGAGTCTAGCAAGATAGGCTCGAGATACGCAGATGAGGATGAAGATGGAGAGCTCAAAAGGGTTAACAGCGGTGGGCCAAGTAGCGACGCCGTTTGCACTGCCAACAGGCTTCGCGGCTGGCACCACTCGTCGCGTATCATTAGGGTTTCACGGGCCTCCGGTGGAAAGGATCGCCACAGCAAGGTCTGGACGTCCAAGGGGTTGAGGGACCGGAGGGTTAGGCTGTCTGTCACCACGGCTATTCAGTTCTACGATCTTCAGGATCGGCTCGGTTACGACCAGCCGAGCAAAGCTGTGGAGTGGCTGATCAAGGCCGCCGCCGACTCTATCAACGAGCTTCCCTCGCTGAGCAGCTCTTTCCCCGACACCCCGAAGCAACTGAGCGATGAGAAGCGAGCGAGTGCGGGTACTGAAGGTGGGTTCGATTCAGCTGAGGTGGAGCGTGATGGTGACCCCAATTTTCAGCAAAATCAAAGCCAGCACCTTTCTCTCTCCAAGTCTGCTTGTAGCAGCACCTCGGAGACCAGCAAAGGCTCCGGCTTGTCCCTCTCCCGGTCCGAAATCCGCGTCAAGGCGCGAGAGCGGGCCAGGGAGAGAGCCAAggagaaagagaaggaaaacgATCAAAATGTGAACCACATTCAGCAAAACTCTTCTTTTACTGAGCTTCTCACCGGTGGAATCAGCAGCGTTAACAACAACGCTGCTACTAGTCCCGCTCAAAACCAAAGCGGTGATCAGCCTAATTTGTTCCACAAGGCGGCGAGACAGTGGAGTTGTTCGACGGGCGCCCCGATGGAGTACTTCGACTCGGGGCTCCTGGGGCCGTCGTCCCGAGCCGCCCATCACTCATCGGGATTCTCCGGACAAATCCATATGGGAAATTCCCTTCCACAGACAATGACAATGTCTGTTAATCCTTCGTCGTTCAATGTCTCGGGGGATAACAACCATTTGGAGCTGCAACATTTCTCCTTAATCCCGGACCATCTCATCCCGGTGGCCGCGGCGTCATCCCAGCCCACCGTTGACTACAATCTCAACTTCACCATCTCTTCCGGCCTTGCTGGCTACAACAGGGGGACCCTTCAGTCCAATTCACCGTCTCTTCTGCCTCACCTCCAGAGGTTTTCTGCTATAGACGGACCACACTTGCCCTTCTTCATGGCTTCGGCGGCAGCTTCAGGGCCTCCGCCCATGG
This DNA window, taken from Alnus glutinosa chromosome 5, dhAlnGlut1.1, whole genome shotgun sequence, encodes the following:
- the LOC133868041 gene encoding transcription factor TCP2, producing the protein MEVEEIQQGQACKFPRVVNDRNIESSKIGSRYADEDEDGELKRVNSGGPSSDAVCTANRLRGWHHSSRIIRVSRASGGKDRHSKVWTSKGLRDRRVRLSVTTAIQFYDLQDRLGYDQPSKAVEWLIKAAADSINELPSLSSSFPDTPKQLSDEKRASAGTEGGFDSAEVERDGDPNFQQNQSQHLSLSKSACSSTSETSKGSGLSLSRSEIRVKARERARERAKEKEKENDQNVNHIQQNSSFTELLTGGISSVNNNAATSPAQNQSGDQPNLFHKAARQWSCSTGAPMEYFDSGLLGPSSRAAHHSSGFSGQIHMGNSLPQTMTMSVNPSSFNVSGDNNHLELQHFSLIPDHLIPVAAASSQPTVDYNLNFTISSGLAGYNRGTLQSNSPSLLPHLQRFSAIDGPHLPFFMASAAASGPPPMENHHHQHHHQFSPEFDGRLQLCYGDNSRHSDQKGKGKN